From one Octopus bimaculoides isolate UCB-OBI-ISO-001 chromosome 1, ASM119413v2, whole genome shotgun sequence genomic stretch:
- the LOC106869321 gene encoding peptidyl-prolyl cis-trans isomerase NIMA-interacting 1: MDDQLPAGWEKRISRKSGKEYYINLCTKKSQWYRPTKPAEETEEVVQCSHLLVKHKDCRRPSSWRQEKIERTKEEAITILKGYLEQIESGEAGFSELASQYSDCSSARNKGDLGLFGRGQMQKPFEDAAFSLEVGELSDIVSTDSGYHIILRTA; this comes from the exons ATGGACGATCAGTTACCAGCCGGTTGGGAAAAACGCATCAGTCGCAAATCTG GCAAGGAGTACTACATAAACCTTTGTACTAAAAAAAGTCAATGGTACCGTCCCACAAAGCCAGCTGAAGAAACTGAAGAGGTAGTACAATGTTCACACCTGTTAGTCAAACACAAAGATTGTCGTCGACCATCTTCATGGAGACAAGAGAAGATAGAAAGAACCAAAGAAGAGGCAATAACTATACTTAAAG GTTATTTGGAACAAATTGAATCAGGTGAGGCTGGTTTTTCTGAGTTGGCATCTCAGTACAGTGACTGCAGTTCTGCCAGGAACAAAGGTGACTTGGGTTTGTTTGGTCGAGGACAGATGCAGAAACCATTTGAGGATGCTGCTTTTAGTTTGGAAGTAGGAGAATTGAGTGACATTGTTTCAACTGATTCAGGTTACCACATCATTTTGAGAACAGCATAA